From Pleurocapsa sp. PCC 7319:
GCTGCTGCTACTTGGTTACGGGGAGTGAATTTTGTGCAGGTGCCCACTTCTCTACTCGCCATCGTCGATGCTTCGGTAGGCGGCAAAACCGGAGTTAACCATCCCCAAGGTAAAAACTTGATTGGAGCATTTTATCAGCCTAAATTAGTGGCGATCGATCCGACCCTGTTAAAAACCTTGCCTTCCAGAGAATTTAGGGCAGGTATGGCAGAAGTGATTAAGTATGGTGTTATTTGGGATCAAGATTTATTTACTAAATTAGAAGCTAGCGATCGCCTGGATAGTTTAGATTATGTCAGCGAGGAGTTGCTAGAAACTATTATTACTCGTTCCTGTCAGGCAAAAGCTGATGTCGTTAGCCAAGATGAAAAAGAAGCAGGATTACGAGCAATTCTTAATTACGGACATACTATTGGTCATGCCGTTGAGAGTTTAACTCACTATAAACAGTTTGTTCACGGTGAGGCTGTGGCGATCGGTATGGTGGCAGCAGGAAAAATTGCGGTGGAGATGGGTTTATGGACCAAAGAACAGACTCAACGGCAAGATAACTTAATTGTTAAAACGGGTTTGCCAACCGAAATTCCTTCTGAGTTGACAGTAGAGGATATTTTAGAAACTATTAAAAGTGATAAGAAGGTTAAAGCAGGGAAAGTACGTTTTATTCTTCCTACTAGTATTGGCGAAGTAATAATTACCGATCGGGTTACGCCGGAAATTATCACCTCGGCTTTGAAAATTAATTAGTTTGCTGGAATTAC
This genomic window contains:
- the aroB gene encoding 3-dehydroquinate synthase — translated: MPKITVNLPQDSYEIAIAPSSLAQLGNKMQKLAIGNKVLVISNPEIFEHYGETCVKSLESSGFETSTHLIPAGEEFKNLQSIQQVYDTALANHLERSSTLVALGGGVIGDMTGFAAATWLRGVNFVQVPTSLLAIVDASVGGKTGVNHPQGKNLIGAFYQPKLVAIDPTLLKTLPSREFRAGMAEVIKYGVIWDQDLFTKLEASDRLDSLDYVSEELLETIITRSCQAKADVVSQDEKEAGLRAILNYGHTIGHAVESLTHYKQFVHGEAVAIGMVAAGKIAVEMGLWTKEQTQRQDNLIVKTGLPTEIPSELTVEDILETIKSDKKVKAGKVRFILPTSIGEVIITDRVTPEIITSALKIN